In a single window of the Populus alba chromosome 16, ASM523922v2, whole genome shotgun sequence genome:
- the LOC140954724 gene encoding putative UPF0481 protein At3g02645, whose product MSSQTSALTDVKFKSSSLYGTLKLPSITIDESTESMLLNLVAYETSAALNPLQVTSYICFMDSLIDDADDVKELRSKGIIINFHGADQQVADLFNHMGRFLEPDISVYNDVKREINEQCESIVKKWVAQWQQTYFQSPWAFIAFAAAAVGLALTATQTYYTMHPPKNNSTR is encoded by the coding sequence ATGTCTAGTCAGACTAGTGCTTTGACGGATGTCAAGTTCAAGTCATCATCTCTCTATGGAACATTGAAGCTTCCTTCAATTACCATAGATGAGTCGACAGAGTCCATGCTCTTGAACTTAGTGGCCTACGAAACATCTGCTGCACTCAATCCACTTCAGGTCACTTCTTACATATGTTTCATGGATTCGCTGATTGATGATGCTGATGACGTGAAAGAGCTGCGATCAAAGggcataattattaatttccaTGGAGCTGACCAGCAGGTTGCGGATCTCTTCAACCATATGGGCCGTTTTCTTGAACCTGATATTAGTGTCTATAATGATGTTAAAAGAGAGATAAATGAGCAGTGTGAGAGCATCGTGAAGAAATGGGTAGCTCAGTGGCAGCAAACTTATTTTCAGAGTCCTTGGGCCTTCATTGCATTTGCTGCCGCCGCTGTTGGTTTGGCTCTCACCGCCACTCAGACGTACTATACAATGCACCCACCCAAGAATAATTCAACACGCTAA
- the LOC118033316 gene encoding organic cation/carnitine transporter 3 → MADSSPLLPPFLLAEPENSVVDEPQASLDSVVERVIGDFGWTQFFDAQQTFISVYADSEPAWHCINNGICNSSANICVTFPSLHGTGMDTLNYKTIISDWDLECASSFIKGLPASSFFLGCLLGGFVLGTLADTSLGRKNLPTLSCLTMSIASLMTIFSTNLWIYSAFRFLSGFGRAAIGATALVLATEKVGSKWRGQMGTIAGVSFAVGLLSLPGIAYINRNSSWRTIYVWTSTPSILYCVLVHLSVLESPRWLFLQGRKEAAMAILKRLGPTSLNLCLPYISLKKEAPKTNLYSPIKILLVRKWALQRLLIVMLTGFGIGIVYYSMPLAVGNLGFNIYLSVAFNALAEIPSYIIFSFIVSKWSRKGSLLAFTTLGGICSIMCIINWKEVVLIGLELVSYFSACTAFIMLMIYTLELFPTCVRNGASLMVRQAPVFGAVFSPILISAGRSKKVLSYGVKGYLWTKIHQVFLLIQTISYLYIHVFIS, encoded by the exons ATGGCAGATTCCAGCCCTCTGTTGCCTCCATTCCTTCTGGCGGAGCCAGAAAATTCGGTTGTCGATGAACCTCAGGCGTCTCTTGATTCGGTTGTTGAAAGGGTAATAGGAGATTTTGGATGGACCCA GTTCTTTGATGCTCAGCAGACATTCATTAGTGTCTACGCAGACTCGGAACCAGCGTGGCACTGCATCAACAATGGCATTTGCAACTCAAGTGCTAACATATGTGTGACCTTTCCAAGTCTTCATGGGACTGGAATGGACACACTTAATTACAAGACAATCATATCGGATTGGGATCTTGAATGCGCAAGCTCCTTCATAAAAGGCCTGCCAGCTTCGTCTTTCTTTCTCGGTTGCTTGCTTGGAGGTTTCGTTCTAGGCACACTCGCTGACACTTCTCTTGGCAGAAAGAACTTGCCAACACTTTCTTGTCTAACAATGTCCATAGCTTCTCTCATGACCATTTTCTCCACTAATTTATGGATCTATTCTGCCTTCAGATTCTTAAGTGGATTTGGCCGTGCAGCAATTGGAGCAACTGCTCTTGTGTTAGCCACTGAAAAGGTAGGAAGCAAATGGCGTGGCCAAATGGGAACTATTGCTGGAGTCTCCTTTGCAGTAGGGCTATTATCTTTGCCAGGTATAGCGTATATAAACAGAAATTCTTCATGGAGAACCATCTATGTATGGACATCAACTCCATCCATCTTGTATTGTGTACTAGTACATCTTTCAGTACTCGAATCTCCCCGCTGGCTTTTCTTGCAAGGCCGCAAAGAAGCTGCTATGGCAATATTGAAAAGACTTGGTCCAACAAGCCTGAACTTGTGCTTACCCTACATTTCCCTCAAAAAGGAAGCACCAAAAACTAACCTCTACTCACCAATCAAGATTCTACTCGTGAGAAAATGGGCTCTTCAAAGGTTGTTAATTGTGATGCTAACAGGTTTTGGCATTGGAATTGTGTATTACAGCATGCCTTTAGCAGTGGGAAACCTGGGCTTCAACATCTACTTGAGTGTTGCGTTCAATGCTTTAGCTGAAATACCATCATACATCATCTTTTCCTTTATCGTAAGCAAATGGAGCAGAAAGGGATCTCTTCTTGCATTCACTACATTAGGTGGCATTTGCAGCATAATGTGCATCATTAACTGGAAGGAAGTGGTGCTGATTGGACTGGAGCTGGTATCATACTTCAGTGCCTGCACAGCTTTTATTATGCTAATGATTTACACACTGGAGTTGTTTCCAACATGTGTGAGGAACGGAGCCTCGTTGATGGTAAGGCAAGCACCTGTATTTGGAGCTGTGTTTAGCCCAATTCTAATTTCTGCTGGGAGAAGTAAAAAGGTCTTGTCATACGGGGTGAAAGGATATTTGTGGACAAAAATACACCAAGTCTTCTTGCTAATACAAACAATATCCTATCTATATATACACGTATTTATCTCTTAA
- the LOC118033255 gene encoding uncharacterized protein isoform X3, producing the protein MSETHLSEIRVDSLINTEEGIHNNQPRELKMDETLGNYSVKKNEHSSWFSSIMREVKDTKNNQPLGPKIPKVADKLRNDQNEKCYSPLMVSIGPYHSLGPHDDDREKEVPEFSSHHKNLREAEILKVSMARQFILDSGKGIAPMFSEVEKGIQNAREFYNEDVVKGYDDKEFTRMMFLDGCFILQFIHCVTHNYENLEMTDRQIADVKRDLLLLENQIPFTVLKSLTSLRYEKDGTNHGMKHVNDFLFFHILNPKDQPLRTRKLLWSPVCLLLLFLPIALPFVLSYYNPDPDFLSMVPAFAVLELCVLIPARLLWLLIRKGRRALGYDSQWQPDEEPAHLLQLLYSLFIGSHYIKGKSSSRRCSHCLSYLATCLKKFIPTKSKPV; encoded by the coding sequence ATGTCTGAAACACATCTAAGTGAAATAAGGGTTGATTCATTGATCAACACAGAGGAAGGGATTCATAACAACCAACCTCGAGAGCTGAAGATGGACGAAACACTAGGAAATTACTCAGTGAAAAAGAATGAGCATTCTTCGTGGTTTAGTTCCATAATGAGAGAGGTCAAAGACACTAAGAACAACCAGCCACTCGGGCCAAAGATTCCAAAAGTTGCAGACAAGCTTAGAAATGATCAAAACGAGAAATGCTACAGTCCCTTGATGGTCTCAATTGGGCCTTACCACTCTCTGGGTCCTCATGATGATGACAGAGAAAAGGAGGTTCCAGAGTTTTCGAGTCATCATAAAAATCTTAGAGAAGCGGAGATTCTAAAAGTTTCGATGGCTCGCCAATTCATCCTAGATAGTGGAAAAGGAATAGCACCCATGTTCAGTGAAGTAGAAAAGGGTATCCAAAACGCAAGAGAATTTTACAACGAGGACGTCGTGAAAGGCTATGATGACAAGGAATTCACCCGGATGATGTTTCTTGATGGATGCTTTATTCTCCAATTCATCCATTGTGTGACAcataattatgaaaatttagAGATGACTGATCGACAAATTGCTGATGTGAAGCGGGATTTGTTATTACTGGAGAACCAGATTCCTTTTACAGTCCTAAAATCACTGACGAGTCTGAGGTACGAAAAAGATGGAACTAATCATGGAATGAAACATgtgaatgattttctttttttccatattcTCAACCCGAAAGATCAACCATTGCGGACTCGAAAATTACTTTGGTCTCCCGTTTGTCTCCTGTTATTGTTTCTTCCAATTGCTCTTCCATTTGTTTTATCATACTATAATCCTGACCCGGATTTCTTGAGCATGGTGCCAGCGTTTGCCGTGCTGGAATTATGTGTCCTGATACCAGCTCGACTTTTGTGGTTACTAATAAGAAAGGGGAGGCGAGCCTTAGGATATGATTCTCAATGGCAGCCTGATGAAGAACCTGCCCATCTTCTTCAACTTCTATATTCTCTTTTCATAGGTTCTCACTACATAAAAGGCAAGTCGTCTTCACGAAGATGCAGCCATTGCTTGTCTTATTTGGCCACATGTCTTAAGAAATTCATTCCGACAAAGTCCAAGCCAGTTTGA
- the LOC118033255 gene encoding UPF0481 protein At3g47200 isoform X1, with protein MQAPQIPKVPRLLRQIQSNQKCYYPSLVSIGPYHHGKPELRDMEKLKVTFTSKFVDDSGICIEDFYCKVAEVAIDARRCYAEDSTDEFDDEKFTQIMFLDGCFILQFIFCLLRRPEDLKMPGHQVVLVKRDLLLLENQLPFQVIWSLMNLRFGKGEEGEGNKLINDFIRHIRALPPRKEPFKKMIKKFVSKCIWQQPQTMWGNKDTEEPQPVHLLGLLHTDHINKEACSHCSTRSCDWYSYRSAKDLRKVGIRFRPNWTNAYSDVEFKSSVRGSKLILPPLTIEESFKSVLLNLIAYETCCDASGELWVTSCACFLDSLIQDVEDVKVLQSEGALNIFVREQEVADLFNQMSRNLVPNPYAYSDVKRRIELDRKSIIKKWVAEWMHTYFSSPWSFIALVAARFTIILTVIQSYFAMFPQ; from the coding sequence ATGCAAGCGCCACAGATTCCAAAGGTTCCACGTTTGCTTCGGCAGATTCAATCAAACCAGAAATGCTATTACCCCTCTCTGGTCTCCATTGGTCCTTATCACCATGGAAAGCCGGAACTCAGGGATATGGAGAAGCTCAAGGTTACATTTACGAGCAAGTTCGTTGATGATAGTGGAATATGCATTGAAGATTTTTACTGCAAGGTGGCGGAGGTGGCAATCGACGCTAGAAGATGCTATGCTGAGGATTCGACAGATgagtttgatgatgagaaattCACTCAGATAATGTTTCTTGATGGTTGCTTCATTCTCCAATTTATTTTCTGCCTCTTGCGCAGGCCTGAAGATCTGAAGATGCCTGGTCATCAGGTAGTTCTGGTTAAAAGGGACCTGTTACTGCTAGAGAACCAACTCCCATTCCAAGTCATCTGGTCATTGATGAATTTGAGGTTCGGAAAAGGGGAAGAAGGAGAAGGTAATAAATTGATCAACGATTTCATCAGGCACATTCGTGCACTTCCTCCTCGAAAAGAGCCATTCAAGAAGATGATAAAGAAGTTTGTAAGCAAATGTATTTGGCAACAACCTCAAACAATGTGGGGAAATAAAGACACAGAAGAGCCGCAGCCTGTCCATCTCCTTGGACTTCTACATACCGATCACATCAACAAAGAAGCCTGCAGCCATTGTTCTACAAGAAGCTGTGACTGGTACTCATACCGTTCTGCCAAGGACCTTAGAAAAGTGGGGATTCGCTTCAGGCCAAACTGGACAAACGCGTACTCAGATGTGGAGTTCAAATCATCAGTCCGTGGTAGCAAACTAATACTTCCGCCACTAACCATAGAAGAGTCATTCAAGTCCGTGCTCTTAAACTTGATAGCGTATGAAACTTGCTGTGATGCATCTGGTGAACTTTGGGTCACTTCTTGCGCATGCTTCCTGGATTCGTTGATTCAAGACGTCGAAGATGTGAAGGTGCTGCAATCAGAGGGTGCTCTCAATATATTTGTTCGTGAGCAGGAGGTCGCTGATCTCTTCAATCAGATGTCTAGAAACCTGGTGCCCAACCCTTACGCATACAGTGATGTGAAAAGGCGAATTGAACTGGACCGCAAGAGCATAATCAAGAAATGGGTAGCTGAGTGGATGCACACCTATTTTAGCAGTCCTTGGAGCTTTATTGCACTTGTTGCTGCAAGATTTACCATTATATTAACTGTCATTCAGAGCTATTTCGCTATGTTCCCTCAATAA
- the LOC118033256 gene encoding uncharacterized protein has product MAELFVNQAKQYAETRPSYPQELFQFIASKTPAHDLVWDVGTGSGQAARSLAGIYKHVTGTDTSLKQLEFAPKLPNVSYHHTPSVMSMGGLEQTVSTQSSVDLVTIAQAMHWFDLHAFYQQVKWILKKPDGVIAAWCYTVPEVNDSVDSVLNPFYSIDSDPYWEPQLKLIDDKYMSIDFPFEPVEGADHTGPFKFVAEKLMDLDEYFTYLRSWSAYQTAKTKGVELLRDDMIESFERAWNEDGPDQKVVKFPVYLRIGKVGNA; this is encoded by the exons ATGGCGGAGTTGTTCGTTAATCAGGCAAAACAATATGCAGAGACAAGGCCAAGTTATCCTCAAGAACTGTTCCAATTCATTGCCTCAAAAACTCCCGCTCATGACCTTGTATGGGATGTTGGCACAGGAAGTGGGCAGGCTGCTCGATCG CTAGCTGGGATATACAAGCATGTAACAGGAACAGACACAAGCCTGAAACAACTGGAATTTGCACCAAAACTTCCCAATGTGAGCTACCACCATACGCCTTCAGTAATGTCAATGGGTGGACTTGAACAGACTGTGTCAACACAATCTAGTGTTGATCTAGTGACTATTGCTCAAGCCATGCATTGGTTTGATCTCCATGCATTTTACCAACAAGTAAAATGGATACTCAAAAAACCTGATGGAGTCATCGCTGCTTGGTGCTACACAGTTCCTGAAGTCAATGACTCTGTAGACTCTGTCCTCAATCCATTTTACTCCATTGATTCTGATCCCTACTGGGAACCGCAGCTTAAATTGATCGACGACAAGTATATGAGCATTGATTTTCCCTTTGAGCCAGTTGAAGGAGCTGATCATACAGGACCATTCAAGTTTGTAGCAGAGAAACTGATGGATTTAGATGAGTATTTTACGTACCTAAGGTCATGGTCTGCGTATCAAACGGCCAAGACAAAGGGTGTGGAGCTACTGAGGGATGATATGATTGAGAGTTTCGAGCGTGCTTGGAATGAAGATGGGCCCGACCAAAAAGTTGTCAAGTTTCCGGTCTACCTGAGGATTGGCAAGGTGGGAAATGCATGA
- the LOC118033255 gene encoding uncharacterized protein isoform X2, with product MSETHLSEIRVDPLINKEKGIHNNQPQELKMDETLGNYSMKKNERSSWFSFIMREVEDTKINQPLGPKIPKVSDKLRNENKECYSPLMVSIGPYHSAGHHNNLREAEILKVSMARQFILDSGKNIELMYSEVEEAIQSAREFYNEIDMKGYDDEQFTRMMFLDGCFILQFIHCVTHNYENLEMTDRQVAAVKRDLLLLENQIPFPVLKSLTSLRYEKGGTNHGMKHVNDFLFFHILNPKDQPLRSRKLLWSTVCLLLMFLAIALPFVLSRPSSHNHGHPSYYQGLVFLGKMLMFAVTEACLLILVFSWLLLLRKGRQASGHDSQWQPDEEPAHLLQLLYFIFIGKSSSGRCGHCLSYLATCLKKFIPRKYKPVVARGRRGHYLYYSAKELKKIQEVKGADFARQRRRITPP from the exons ATGTCTGAAACACATCTAAGTGAAATAAGGGTTGATCCATTGATCAACAAAGAGAAAGGGATTCATAACAACCAACCTCAAGAGCTGAAGATGGATGAAACACTAGGAAATTACTCAATGAAAAAGAATGAGCGTTCTTCGTGGTTTAGTTTCATAATGAGAGAGGTCGAAGACACTAAAATCAATCAGCCACTTGGGCCAAAGATTCCGAAAGTTTCAGACAAACTTAGAAATGAAAACAAGGAATGCTACAGTCCCTTGATGGTCTCAATTGGGCCTTATCACTCTGCGGGTCATCATAACAATCTCAGAGAAGCGGAGATTCTAAAGGTTTCGATGGCTCGCCAATTCATCCTAGATAGTGGAAAAAACATAGAACTCATGTACAGTGAAGTAGAAGAGGCTATCCAAAGCGCAAGAGAATTTTACAACGAGATCGACATGAAAGGCTATGATGACGAGCAATTCACCCGGATGATGTTTCTTGATGGATGCTTTATTCTCCAATTCATCCATTGTGTGACAcataattatgaaaatttagAGATGACTGATCGGCAAGTTGCTGCTGTGAAGCGGGATTTGTTATTACTGGAGAACCAGATTCCTTTTCCAGTCCTGAAATCACTGACGAGTCTGAGGTACGAAAAAGGTGGAACTAATCATGGAATGAAACATgtgaatgattttctttttttccatattcTCAACCCGAAAGATCAACCATTGCGGAGTCGAAAATTACTTTGGTCTACCGTTTGTCTCCTGTTAATGTTTCTTGCAATTGCTCTTCCATTTGTTTTATCACGCCCTTCTAGCCACAATCATGGCCACCCCAGTTATTATCAAGGCCTAGTTTTCTTGGGCAAGATGCTAATGTTTGCCGTGACGGAAGCATGTCTCCTGATACTAGTTTTTTCGTGGCTATTACTACTAAGAAAGGGAAGGCAAGCCTCAGGACATGATTCGCAATGGCAGCCTGATGAAGAACCTGCCCATCTTCTTCaacttctatattttatttttataggcaAGTCGTCTTCAGGAAGATGCGGCCATTGCTTGTCTTATTTGGCCACTTGTCTTAAGAAATTCATTCCTAGAAAGTACAAGCCAGTTGTTGCTCGAGGAAGGCGTGGCCATTACCTGTATTATTCTGCCAAGGAACTTAAGAAG atacaAGAAGTAAAAGGTGCTGATTTTGCAAGACAACGGAGGAGAATAACTCCGCCATGA
- the LOC118033302 gene encoding uncharacterized protein At5g39865, translating to MGCYASRPNTLLTENHHPEETLSYASPAKDKSMFSPQYSSQSVPRAFSFRTPLVHHPPSRKGDSHHLVSLTSSTYGSLVLVDPKKNTSKPFDEPQSPRKSTKKIHKAQNNRDPCEPLSPDSVINTWELMDGLDEDDGLDFEINNSFKSRSSHSDHAIEFISKASSLHHPGSDGCVKKLHASCDSVNFEVVAEKPVSLSKPLWKHFSEESLLSKMDPNVAASYTRALSSRQLGCHKESKDATPVDSSPMSCTLSSKYGNFLNDKKGKIVLYFTSLRGIRKTYEDCCAVRMIFRGFRVAVDERDISMDSSYKKELQSLLKGKPMSLPQVFFRGNHIGGVEEIRQLNEAGVLAKLLEGLPVLDPTLVCETCGDARFVPCPNCSGSKKVFDEEQEQLRRCPDCNENGLIRCPGCCS from the coding sequence ATGGGCTGTTATGCTTCAAGACCAAATACCCTCCTCACAGAGAACCACCATCCTGAAGAAACCTTATCTTATGCTTCTCCTGCTAAAGATAAATCTATGTTTTCTCCACAATATTCTTCACAATCAGTCCCTAGAGCTTTCTCTTTTCGAACCCCATTGGTCCACCATCCACCTTCAAGGAAAGGTGACTCTCACCACCTCGTGTCTCTAACTTCCTCCACTTATGGCTCTCTTGTCCTCGTTGACCCCAAAAAGAACACCTCAAAACCCTTTGATGAGCCACAATCACCaagaaaatcaaccaaaaaGATACATAAAGCACAAAATAATCGAGACCCTTGCGAGCCTTTATCCCCTGATTCTGTCATTAACACTTGGGAGCTCATGGATGGTCTTGATGAGGATGATGGCCTTGATTTTGAGATCAACAACTCTTTTAAGTCAAGATCATCACATTCTGATCATGCTATCGAGTTTATCTCCAAAGCCAGTTCTCTTCATCATCCGGGTTCTGATGGGTGTGTGAAAAAGCTACATGCTTCTTGTGATTCGGTGAACTTTGAAGTAGTTGCTGAAAAGCCAGTTTCGTTGTCAAAGCCATTATGGAAGCACTTTTCTGAGGAATCATTGCTTTCAAAGATGGATCCTAATGTAGCAGCAAGTTATACGCGTGCATTGTCATCGAGGCAATTGGGGTGTCACAAAGAGTCCAAGGATGCAACACCAGTGGATTCTAGTCCCATGAGCTGTACTTTATCAAGTAAATATGGGAACTTTTTGAATGACAAAAAAGGCAAAATTGTTCTGTATTTTACAAGTTTGAGAGGAATAAGAAAAACTTATGAGGATTGTTGTGCAGTTAGAATGATATTCAGAGGTTTCAGAGTTGCAGTTGATGAAAGAGATATTTCAATGGATTCTAGCTATAAAAAAGAGCTGCAAAGTTTGCTAAAAGGGAAACCAATGAGCCTtccacaagttttttttagagGAAATCATATTGGCGGGGTGGAAGAAATCAGGCAGCTAAATGAAGCTGGTGTACTGGCGAAGCTGCTAGAAGGTCTTCCTGTTCTAGATCCCACGTTGGTTTGCGAGACTTGTGGGGATGCAAGGTTTGTGCCATGTCCAAATTGTAGTGGAAGTAAAAAAGTATTTGATGAAGAACAAGAGCAATTGAGAAGGTGCCCAGATTGCAATGAGAATGGTTTGATTCGTTGCCCTGGTTGCTGCTCATAG
- the LOC118033310 gene encoding mitochondrial fission 1 protein A gives MDVKIREVFESVGSFFTGDDHIPWCDRDIINGCEREVAEAAEGDSEELKRDSIMRLSWALVHSKQPEDVQRGIAMLEASLANRSSPLQQREKIYLLAVGYYRSGEYSRSRQLVDQCLEIVPDWRQALVLKKTLEDRIARDGVIGIGITATAVGLIAGGIAAAFARKK, from the exons ATGGATGTGAAGATCAGAGAGGTCTTCGAGTCCGTCGGTTCCTTCTTCACCGGCGATGATCATATCCCTTGGTGCGACCGTGACATCATTAAT GGCTGCGAGAGGGAGGTTGCAGAAGCTGCTGAAGGTGACTCAGAGGAACTTAAAAGGGATAGCATTATGCGATTGTCATGGGCTCTTGTTCACTCTAAACAACCAGAAGACGTGCAACGTGGGATAGCTATGCTTGAAG CATCATTGGCAAATAGAAGCTCGCCTTTACAACAGAGAGAGAAGATTTATCTTCTGGCTGTGGGATATTACAGAAGTGGTGAATATTCAAGGAGCAGACAGCTGGTGGACCAATGTTTGGAG ATTGTACCTGATTGGAGGCAGGCTTTGGTCCTGAAGAAGACACTTGAAGATCGAATTGCCAGAG ATGGTGTTATTGGAATAGGCATCACTGCTACGGCTGTGGGACTGATAGCTGGTGGAATTGCTGCAGCATTCGCTCGCAAGAAGTGA